In a genomic window of Lepisosteus oculatus isolate fLepOcu1 chromosome 5, fLepOcu1.hap2, whole genome shotgun sequence:
- the cttnbp2nlb gene encoding CTTNBP2 N-terminal-like protein isoform X1, with protein sequence MKESRMNMDNLSKPELLMLFSVLEGELEARDLVIEALRAQHRDAFVQERYGKYNLSDPFLALQRDNEVGRGLAQPERGPLCSSPLTILKLVMSHCKRMQERMLAQLAAAESRHRKVIADLEEEKRRHAQDTAEGDDVTYMLEKERERLLQQLDFEKAQVKRLEKEQKKLSGQAEEDRAQHKQLSSALAKECKRATARAAEESQRVAELGQQLEEERGVTRGLQAELEAERKRALQMEARAEKQLDEFDTEREQLRARLKKEEGRSKELQEEVERLRKELAELRGREGLPLVPTMASVACQNEASAKPAAKSSTQPKMNGHYLKDGDPSPGEKTSQENGVENGGLHSPVHLHQSLSPTSTASSSLTSSPCSSPVLAKRLMGLSATSPGYQSSYQAGINQRFQAARHKFQAQAEQEQQVGGVSPRSPRDLSPTAAEHSSAKQLARNTVTQVLSRFTNQQSKPGSPSNSSPFGTDYRTLAPPPHSRGDHSPTAGKVSSPLSPGIKSPTIPRAERGHPPPIPPKKPGLAQSPASPVPPGRASQFPELSGSCGLTSSPEAAKEPDLVMSTTS encoded by the exons GCCCAGCACAGAGATGCGTTTGTGCAGGAGCGCTATGGGAAGTACAATCTCAGCGACCCATTCCTGGCCCTGCAGCGGGACAACGAGGTGGGGCGGGGCCTTGCGCAGCCGGAGAGGGGTCCACtgtgctccagtccgctcaccaTCCTCAAACTGGTCATGTCCCACTGCAAGAGGATGCAGGAGAGGATGCTGGCTCAGCTTGCCGCAGCAGAGAGCAGGCACAGGAAG GTCATTGCAGACCTGGAGGAAGAGAAACGCCGGCATGCCCAGGACACAGCCGAGGGCGATGATGTCACCTATATgctggagaaggagagagaacGCCTCCTACAACAG CTGGACTTTGAGAAGGCGCAGGTGAAGAGGCTGGAGAAGGAGCAGAAGAAGCTGTCGGGGCAGGCGGAGGAGGACCGGGCGCAGCACAAGCAGCTGTCCTCCGCACTGGCCAAAGAATGCAAGAGAGCCACGGCACGCGCGGCCGAGGAGAGCCAGCGGGTGGCCGAGCTCGGCCAGCAGCTGGAGGAAGAGCGGGGGGTGACCCGGGGGCTGCAGGCCGAGCTGGAGGCCGAGAGGAAGCGGGCCCTGCAGATGGAGGCACGGGCGGAGAAGCAGCTGGACGAGTTTGACACCGAGAGGGAGCAGCTGAGGGCCCGGCTGAAGAAGGAGGAAGGTAGGAGCAAGGAGCTACAGGAGGAGGTAGAGAGACTAAGGAAGGAGCTAGCAGAGTTGAGGGGCAGAGAGGGCCTCCCCCTGGTGCCCACCATGGCCTCCGTAGCCTGCCAGAATGAAGCCTCAGCAAAGCCGGCAGCCAAATCATCCACCCAGCCTAAAATGAATGGGCATTACCTCAAAGATGGCGATCCTTCACCAGGGGAGAAGACCAGCCAGGAAAACGGGGTGGAGAATGGCGGCCTGCACTCCCCTGTCCATCTCCACCAGAGCCTGTCCCCCACCAGCACAGCCTCCTCTTCCCTCACCTCCTCCCCTTGCTCCTCTCCGGTTTTGGCTAAGCGCCTAATGGGGCTTTCTGCCACCAGCCCTGGCTACCAGTCCTCCTACCAGGCTGGCATCAACCAGCGCTTCCAGGCTGCCCGCCACAAGTTCCAAGCCCAGGCggagcaggagcagcaggtCGGCGGGGTGTCTCCTCGTTCCCCCCGCGACCTGTCGCCCACCGCTGCCGAGCATAGCTCCGCCAAGCAGCTGGCACGCAACACTGTCACGCAGGTGCTCTCCCGCTTCACCAACCAGCAGAGCAAACCGGGCTCCCCTAGCAACAGCTCCCCCTTCGGCACGGACTATCGCACCCTGGCCCCACCACCCCATTCCCGGGGTGATCATTCCCCAACTGCCGGCAAGGTCTCCAGCCCGCTGTCGCCTGGGATCAAGTCTCCCACTATCCCCCGGGCCGAGAGGGGCCACCCACCCCCCATCCCTCCCAAGAAACCAGGTCTGGCCCAATCTCCAGCCTCCCCAGTACCGCCGGGCAGAGCCAGCCAGTTTCCAGAGCTCTCCGGCAGCTGCGGCCTCACCTCCTCCCCCGAAGCGGCTAAGGAGCCCGATCTGGTGATGTCAACCACCAGCTAA
- the cttnbp2nlb gene encoding CTTNBP2 N-terminal-like protein isoform X2: protein MKAQHRDAFVQERYGKYNLSDPFLALQRDNEVGRGLAQPERGPLCSSPLTILKLVMSHCKRMQERMLAQLAAAESRHRKVIADLEEEKRRHAQDTAEGDDVTYMLEKERERLLQQLDFEKAQVKRLEKEQKKLSGQAEEDRAQHKQLSSALAKECKRATARAAEESQRVAELGQQLEEERGVTRGLQAELEAERKRALQMEARAEKQLDEFDTEREQLRARLKKEEGRSKELQEEVERLRKELAELRGREGLPLVPTMASVACQNEASAKPAAKSSTQPKMNGHYLKDGDPSPGEKTSQENGVENGGLHSPVHLHQSLSPTSTASSSLTSSPCSSPVLAKRLMGLSATSPGYQSSYQAGINQRFQAARHKFQAQAEQEQQVGGVSPRSPRDLSPTAAEHSSAKQLARNTVTQVLSRFTNQQSKPGSPSNSSPFGTDYRTLAPPPHSRGDHSPTAGKVSSPLSPGIKSPTIPRAERGHPPPIPPKKPGLAQSPASPVPPGRASQFPELSGSCGLTSSPEAAKEPDLVMSTTS from the exons GCCCAGCACAGAGATGCGTTTGTGCAGGAGCGCTATGGGAAGTACAATCTCAGCGACCCATTCCTGGCCCTGCAGCGGGACAACGAGGTGGGGCGGGGCCTTGCGCAGCCGGAGAGGGGTCCACtgtgctccagtccgctcaccaTCCTCAAACTGGTCATGTCCCACTGCAAGAGGATGCAGGAGAGGATGCTGGCTCAGCTTGCCGCAGCAGAGAGCAGGCACAGGAAG GTCATTGCAGACCTGGAGGAAGAGAAACGCCGGCATGCCCAGGACACAGCCGAGGGCGATGATGTCACCTATATgctggagaaggagagagaacGCCTCCTACAACAG CTGGACTTTGAGAAGGCGCAGGTGAAGAGGCTGGAGAAGGAGCAGAAGAAGCTGTCGGGGCAGGCGGAGGAGGACCGGGCGCAGCACAAGCAGCTGTCCTCCGCACTGGCCAAAGAATGCAAGAGAGCCACGGCACGCGCGGCCGAGGAGAGCCAGCGGGTGGCCGAGCTCGGCCAGCAGCTGGAGGAAGAGCGGGGGGTGACCCGGGGGCTGCAGGCCGAGCTGGAGGCCGAGAGGAAGCGGGCCCTGCAGATGGAGGCACGGGCGGAGAAGCAGCTGGACGAGTTTGACACCGAGAGGGAGCAGCTGAGGGCCCGGCTGAAGAAGGAGGAAGGTAGGAGCAAGGAGCTACAGGAGGAGGTAGAGAGACTAAGGAAGGAGCTAGCAGAGTTGAGGGGCAGAGAGGGCCTCCCCCTGGTGCCCACCATGGCCTCCGTAGCCTGCCAGAATGAAGCCTCAGCAAAGCCGGCAGCCAAATCATCCACCCAGCCTAAAATGAATGGGCATTACCTCAAAGATGGCGATCCTTCACCAGGGGAGAAGACCAGCCAGGAAAACGGGGTGGAGAATGGCGGCCTGCACTCCCCTGTCCATCTCCACCAGAGCCTGTCCCCCACCAGCACAGCCTCCTCTTCCCTCACCTCCTCCCCTTGCTCCTCTCCGGTTTTGGCTAAGCGCCTAATGGGGCTTTCTGCCACCAGCCCTGGCTACCAGTCCTCCTACCAGGCTGGCATCAACCAGCGCTTCCAGGCTGCCCGCCACAAGTTCCAAGCCCAGGCggagcaggagcagcaggtCGGCGGGGTGTCTCCTCGTTCCCCCCGCGACCTGTCGCCCACCGCTGCCGAGCATAGCTCCGCCAAGCAGCTGGCACGCAACACTGTCACGCAGGTGCTCTCCCGCTTCACCAACCAGCAGAGCAAACCGGGCTCCCCTAGCAACAGCTCCCCCTTCGGCACGGACTATCGCACCCTGGCCCCACCACCCCATTCCCGGGGTGATCATTCCCCAACTGCCGGCAAGGTCTCCAGCCCGCTGTCGCCTGGGATCAAGTCTCCCACTATCCCCCGGGCCGAGAGGGGCCACCCACCCCCCATCCCTCCCAAGAAACCAGGTCTGGCCCAATCTCCAGCCTCCCCAGTACCGCCGGGCAGAGCCAGCCAGTTTCCAGAGCTCTCCGGCAGCTGCGGCCTCACCTCCTCCCCCGAAGCGGCTAAGGAGCCCGATCTGGTGATGTCAACCACCAGCTAA